In Lentilitoribacter sp. Alg239-R112, the following proteins share a genomic window:
- a CDS encoding metalloregulator ArsR/SmtB family transcription factor: protein MESFNYTNHYATPSQGEANLDAIFSALADPTRRKILSRLVDGEATVQEISQPFTMSQPAISKHLKVLEQAGLVERDIDQQRRPARLKAQNMAMAVEWLEHFRNFWGASFDQLDGLLETMQTQKTSKDNGNKR from the coding sequence ATGGAGTCATTTAACTACACAAACCATTATGCAACACCTTCTCAAGGAGAGGCGAATCTGGATGCTATTTTTTCGGCACTTGCTGATCCAACGCGGAGAAAAATTCTGTCTCGTTTGGTGGATGGCGAGGCCACGGTGCAAGAAATCTCTCAACCATTTACGATGAGCCAACCTGCAATATCTAAACATTTGAAGGTGTTAGAGCAGGCAGGGCTTGTTGAGCGCGATATTGATCAGCAGCGGCGACCAGCAAGATTGAAGGCTCAGAATATGGCAATGGCTGTGGAATGGCTGGAGCACTTCAGGAACTTTTGGGGTGCCAGTTTTGATCAACTCGATGGCCTTTTAGAGACAATGCAAACGCAAAAAACAAGTAAAGATAATGGAAATAAAAGATGA
- a CDS encoding DUF1330 domain-containing protein — MSAFLLIDTKINDHEAYEKYKSVARPIAEKFGGQYRTRGGEMDVIQTELWSPTRIVLIEFPSMESARNFINCDEYAPVRKIREGASECTLMLLEGL; from the coding sequence ATGTCTGCATTTTTACTAATCGATACGAAGATCAATGATCATGAGGCTTATGAGAAATATAAATCAGTGGCGCGCCCCATTGCTGAAAAATTTGGTGGCCAGTATCGAACGCGCGGTGGTGAGATGGATGTTATACAGACAGAACTTTGGTCGCCAACGCGCATTGTATTGATCGAGTTTCCGAGCATGGAAAGTGCCCGAAACTTTATCAATTGTGACGAATATGCACCCGTTCGGAAAATCCGCGAAGGCGCGTCTGAGTGCACTTTAATGCTGCTTGAGGGGCTTTAG
- a CDS encoding TfoX/Sxy family protein: MTYEEALENYKTLAENEFGEKVKGKANPYTSINGNMFSFLDKEGTLCLRLSKADLADFMAEHDVPPVKQYGAVMKDYVSIPHPVLDDQKRLKEVFGKCLDNAKSLPAKPTKKKN; encoded by the coding sequence ATGACCTACGAGGAAGCTTTGGAAAATTACAAAACTCTCGCCGAGAACGAATTTGGCGAAAAGGTCAAGGGCAAGGCCAATCCATACACGTCTATAAATGGCAATATGTTCAGTTTTTTGGATAAGGAAGGCACGCTTTGCCTGCGCCTATCAAAAGCCGACCTTGCGGACTTTATGGCCGAACACGATGTTCCTCCCGTTAAGCAATATGGTGCTGTGATGAAGGACTATGTCTCCATCCCTCACCCCGTATTAGATGATCAAAAACGCCTCAAAGAAGTCTTTGGTAAATGTCTGGATAATGCGAAATCTCTGCCAGCAAAGCCAACAAAGAAGAAGAACTAA